One window of Botrimarina mediterranea genomic DNA carries:
- a CDS encoding PEP-CTERM sorting domain-containing protein (PEP-CTERM proteins occur, often in large numbers, in the proteomes of bacteria that also encode an exosortase, a predicted intramembrane cysteine proteinase. The presence of a PEP-CTERM domain at a protein's C-terminus predicts cleavage within the sorting domain, followed by covalent anchoring to some some component of the (usually Gram-negative) cell surface. Many PEP-CTERM proteins exhibit an unusual sequence composition that includes large numbers of potential glycosylation sites. Expression of one such protein has been shown restore the ability of a bacterium to form floc, a type of biofilm.), which translates to MKRTFLLCAAVFAAASLSPVWAAPMLNFVDNNNGSVTLQVTPDAALLPGSLGAETALTVQGVGVDFIGVSIADPAVWDFANPGSNPFTGTTTDGLYLNLPLNQIFASYGSAVLNSPAPTDFLTINYTGAGSILANGVVAQDGQNFSNLATSIVVGDALLPTIQFVNNGNGTVTLQIVAYETGSTGSELAFSVQVGDGLSIESAMIVDSVFDTPNPGDNPFTGTVTNGLYTNFAANQVFASYGSDTLSPGIYDFLTLGVSGYGTLEATGLVAQLGSLNPGLTASITLVPEPTTAVLVGLATLAAFARRAA; encoded by the coding sequence ATGAAGCGGACATTTTTGCTGTGCGCCGCGGTTTTTGCGGCAGCCAGCTTGTCGCCTGTCTGGGCGGCGCCGATGTTGAACTTCGTTGATAATAACAACGGTAGCGTAACGCTGCAGGTCACGCCGGACGCGGCATTGCTGCCGGGATCTCTCGGGGCGGAGACGGCGCTGACGGTTCAGGGCGTTGGCGTGGACTTCATTGGTGTGTCGATCGCTGACCCGGCTGTCTGGGACTTTGCAAACCCAGGCAGCAATCCCTTCACCGGCACAACGACCGACGGTCTCTACTTGAACTTGCCGCTAAATCAGATATTCGCTTCGTACGGATCGGCCGTGCTCAATTCGCCGGCGCCGACCGACTTTCTGACGATCAACTACACCGGCGCCGGCTCCATCCTTGCCAACGGCGTGGTGGCGCAAGACGGTCAGAATTTTTCCAACCTCGCCACGAGCATCGTGGTTGGGGATGCGTTGCTGCCGACCATCCAGTTTGTTAACAACGGGAACGGTACGGTGACGTTGCAGATCGTCGCTTACGAGACGGGATCGACCGGTTCGGAGCTGGCTTTTTCTGTACAGGTTGGAGACGGCTTGTCGATTGAGAGCGCCATGATTGTCGATTCAGTCTTTGACACTCCCAACCCAGGCGACAATCCGTTCACTGGGACCGTGACGAATGGGCTTTACACGAACTTCGCGGCGAACCAAGTATTCGCATCGTACGGTTCGGACACCTTGTCACCGGGGATTTATGACTTCTTGACGCTCGGCGTTTCTGGCTACGGAACACTTGAGGCGACGGGCTTGGTCGCTCAACTCGGATCGCTCAATCCGGGCCTGACCGCGAGCATCACCCTGGTGCCCGAGCCGACGACCGCCGTGCTAGTCGGCCTGGCGACGCTTGCGGCCTTCGCGCGCCGCGCCGCCTGA
- a CDS encoding 3'-5' exoribonuclease YhaM family protein yields MSRFFVSQLQHNQQVDQVFLASNKQLRPNRQGNLFLQIDLSDRSGSMPCRMWNATERDYAAIENGDYVYVEGTAQLFQGSMQLIAQSIKRAEPGDVDESDFMTLQTSEVQELKERLLKTLRGIKSKPLAALVEAYLTDDVFMDKFCRAPAGIKNHHAYKGGLLDHVVNLMDVAQAVAPKYPQVDVEKLLVGVFLHDSGKVDELEYERDLAYTDEGQMIGHIVQAACLLDRKAREAEGRAQLAFPPMLLMELKHMVLSHHGHLAFGSPKLPMTLEAVVLSAIDDMDAKLASFTGLIKECPNADSRWTQYFPNIDRKLWKGVKGD; encoded by the coding sequence ATGTCCCGCTTCTTCGTCTCGCAGCTGCAACACAACCAGCAGGTCGACCAAGTCTTCCTCGCTAGCAACAAGCAGCTGCGGCCCAATCGGCAGGGAAACTTGTTCCTGCAGATCGACCTCTCGGACCGCTCCGGCTCGATGCCCTGCCGGATGTGGAACGCGACCGAGCGGGACTACGCCGCGATCGAGAACGGCGACTATGTCTATGTCGAGGGAACCGCGCAGCTCTTCCAGGGGTCGATGCAGCTGATCGCCCAGTCGATCAAGCGGGCCGAACCGGGGGATGTCGACGAGTCGGACTTCATGACCCTGCAAACCAGCGAGGTGCAAGAGCTCAAGGAACGCCTCCTGAAGACGCTGCGGGGGATCAAGTCGAAGCCCCTGGCGGCGCTCGTCGAGGCCTACCTCACCGACGACGTCTTCATGGACAAGTTCTGCCGCGCGCCGGCGGGGATCAAGAACCACCACGCCTACAAGGGCGGCCTGCTCGACCACGTGGTGAACCTGATGGACGTCGCCCAGGCCGTCGCGCCGAAGTACCCGCAGGTGGACGTCGAGAAGCTGCTCGTGGGCGTCTTCCTTCACGACTCGGGCAAGGTCGATGAGCTGGAGTACGAGCGCGACCTCGCTTACACCGACGAGGGCCAGATGATCGGCCACATCGTCCAAGCCGCCTGCCTGCTCGACCGCAAGGCGCGCGAGGCCGAGGGGCGCGCGCAGCTCGCCTTCCCGCCGATGCTCCTCATGGAACTCAAGCACATGGTGCTCAGCCACCACGGCCACTTGGCGTTCGGCAGCCCCAAGCTGCCGATGACACTCGAAGCGGTGGTCCTTTCCGCGATCGACGACATGGACGCGAAGCTCGCCAGCTTCACGGGCCTGATCAAAGAATGCCCCAACGCCGACAGCCGCTGGACGCAGTACTTCCCCAACATCGACCGCAAGCTGTGGAAGGGCGTGAAGGGCGACTGA
- a CDS encoding linear amide C-N hydrolase — protein MLRTKQRWMVVVVGAMIVAASQSPACTRVLWNKTEPVVASRTMDWPEWTEPVLTVFPRGLERDGGVAGGEVMVAENAAKWTSKYGSLVTTIYGIGTADGLNEKGLAAHMLYLNATDFGSRDTAKPGLHAGLWAQYLLDNAATVEEALKLHEGIQVVMASARGHKTFVHLAIEDASGDSAIIEYIDGKPVIHRGREYRVMTNDPTYDEQLALLKEWDFTNPTSDTPLPGNVRPTDRFARASYYSALLPDPKDEREAVAGVLAIARNVSVPFGAPYKGFGIYNTEYRTVVNLSDLRYYFELTTAPNVIWADLSKFDLEAGAPVQTLDPDDIGLSGNVTPQFKVAEKAPF, from the coding sequence ATGCTACGGACAAAGCAGCGGTGGATGGTTGTGGTGGTTGGCGCCATGATCGTCGCGGCCTCTCAATCGCCGGCGTGTACGCGCGTGCTCTGGAACAAGACGGAGCCGGTCGTCGCTTCGCGGACGATGGACTGGCCCGAATGGACCGAGCCCGTGCTGACGGTCTTCCCGCGCGGACTGGAGCGCGACGGCGGCGTCGCCGGCGGCGAAGTGATGGTCGCGGAGAACGCCGCCAAATGGACTAGCAAGTACGGCAGCCTCGTCACGACGATCTATGGGATCGGGACCGCCGACGGCCTCAATGAGAAGGGCCTCGCCGCCCACATGCTGTACCTCAACGCAACCGACTTCGGCTCGCGCGACACGGCGAAGCCGGGCCTCCACGCCGGTCTTTGGGCACAGTACCTGCTCGACAACGCCGCAACGGTCGAAGAGGCGCTGAAGCTCCATGAAGGGATTCAAGTCGTAATGGCCAGCGCGCGGGGGCACAAGACGTTCGTCCACCTAGCGATCGAAGACGCCAGCGGCGACTCGGCCATCATCGAGTACATCGACGGCAAGCCGGTCATCCATCGCGGCCGTGAGTACCGGGTGATGACCAACGATCCGACGTACGACGAGCAGCTTGCGCTACTCAAGGAGTGGGATTTCACGAACCCCACCAGCGACACGCCGCTGCCGGGCAACGTCCGGCCGACGGACCGCTTCGCGCGGGCGTCGTACTACTCGGCGTTGTTGCCCGACCCCAAGGACGAGCGGGAAGCGGTCGCCGGCGTGCTGGCGATCGCGCGGAACGTGTCGGTGCCATTCGGCGCGCCGTACAAGGGCTTTGGCATCTACAACACCGAGTACCGGACGGTGGTGAACCTGTCGGACCTGCGCTACTACTTCGAGCTGACCACGGCGCCGAATGTGATCTGGGCGGACCTGTCGAAGTTCGACCTCGAGGCGGGGGCGCCCGTGCAGACGCTCGACCCCGATGACATCGGCTTGTCGGGCAACGTGACGCCGCAGTTCAAGGTGGCGGAGAAGGCGCCGTTCTGA
- the proS gene encoding proline--tRNA ligase, giving the protein MAKTAISPTRSENYPEWYQQVVKAADLAENSDVRGCMVIKPWGYALWENIQRRLDTRFKETGHDNAYFPLFIPMSFLEKEAEHVEGFAKECAVVTHHRLEPNGKGGLQPAPSAKLEEPLIVRPTSETIIGATFARWVQSYRDLPILINQWANVVRWELRTRMFLRTAEFLWQEGHTVHATAEEAQEETRKMLDVYAEFAEGAMAMPVIKGEKTAGERFPGAAATYSIEAMMQDRKALQAGTSHFLGQNFAKAQEIKFQNQAGEFQYAWTTSWGVSTRLVGGLIMSHADDDGLICPPKLAPAHAVILPIFKNDEERAAVLPYCESLKNELSTQEYDGEKLRVRIDTRDLRGGEKKWQWVKRGVPLRVEVGPRDVASASVFAASRLMEKGVGVERAKFVADAPKMLGELQQQLFDRAKRARDEASVVIDTLADFEAFFAEGQPGGLAYAHFTDGPEMEAKCKALKVTPRCVPLEPLLGDDGAGECLFTGGRSERRAVFARAY; this is encoded by the coding sequence ATGGCCAAGACTGCCATCTCCCCCACCCGCTCCGAAAACTACCCCGAGTGGTACCAGCAGGTCGTTAAGGCGGCCGACCTGGCTGAGAACTCGGACGTGCGGGGCTGCATGGTCATCAAGCCGTGGGGGTACGCCCTGTGGGAGAACATCCAGCGGCGGCTCGACACGCGCTTCAAGGAGACGGGGCACGACAACGCCTACTTCCCGCTCTTCATCCCGATGAGCTTCCTGGAGAAGGAGGCCGAGCACGTCGAGGGGTTCGCCAAGGAGTGCGCCGTCGTGACGCACCACCGCCTCGAGCCGAACGGCAAGGGCGGCTTGCAGCCGGCGCCGAGCGCGAAGCTTGAGGAGCCGCTGATCGTCCGGCCCACCAGCGAGACGATCATCGGCGCAACGTTCGCGCGGTGGGTGCAGAGCTACCGCGACCTGCCGATCCTCATCAACCAATGGGCGAACGTCGTGCGCTGGGAGCTGCGGACGCGGATGTTCCTCCGCACGGCCGAGTTCCTTTGGCAAGAAGGCCACACGGTCCACGCGACCGCTGAGGAGGCGCAGGAAGAGACGCGCAAGATGCTCGACGTGTACGCCGAGTTCGCCGAGGGGGCGATGGCGATGCCGGTCATCAAAGGCGAGAAGACGGCCGGCGAGCGGTTCCCCGGCGCGGCGGCGACCTACTCGATCGAGGCGATGATGCAGGACCGCAAAGCCCTGCAAGCGGGCACGAGCCACTTCCTCGGCCAGAACTTCGCCAAGGCGCAAGAGATCAAATTCCAGAACCAGGCCGGTGAGTTCCAATACGCCTGGACCACCAGCTGGGGTGTTAGCACGCGGCTCGTTGGCGGCCTGATCATGTCGCACGCCGATGACGATGGTTTGATCTGCCCGCCGAAGCTCGCGCCGGCGCACGCCGTGATTCTGCCGATCTTCAAGAACGATGAGGAGCGCGCCGCGGTGCTGCCTTACTGCGAGTCGCTCAAGAACGAACTGTCCACCCAGGAGTACGACGGCGAAAAGTTGCGGGTGCGGATCGATACCCGCGACCTACGTGGCGGCGAGAAGAAGTGGCAGTGGGTGAAGCGTGGCGTGCCGCTGCGCGTCGAGGTCGGCCCGCGCGACGTGGCCTCGGCGAGCGTCTTCGCCGCCTCACGGCTGATGGAGAAGGGTGTCGGCGTCGAGCGGGCCAAGTTCGTCGCCGACGCGCCGAAGATGCTCGGCGAGTTGCAGCAGCAGCTGTTCGATCGGGCGAAGCGGGCCCGCGACGAGGCGTCGGTCGTGATCGACACGCTGGCCGACTTCGAAGCGTTTTTCGCCGAGGGCCAGCCGGGCGGCCTCGCCTACGCCCACTTCACCGACGGCCCCGAGATGGAAGCCAAGTGCAAAGCGCTGAAGGTGACGCCGCGCTGCGTGCCGCTGGAGCCGCTGCTGGGGGACGACGGCGCGGGCGAGTGCCTCTTCACCGGCGGGCGGAGCGAGCGGCGGGCGGTGTTCGCGCGGGCTTATTGA
- a CDS encoding cytochrome c family protein — MLARNALILSKKTVWSAATIAIGALVMLAGGAAPPLSEQPGGANPPKYLVDEKDLPAVAEKFGLDEEGLARLRKAHHALAEHQAHPKPDPVKANGEVFTQANGEPWPKPDAAIIFTGEQIGYLEPCGCAGLENQKGGLKRRHTLVRILRDQWGWPLALFDAGEQVRYFGPQADIKHRRTIEALIEIGYQAVGFGVKDLRTEVLGMALNLDEAENPLTSANVGLLDFDSGFSKRWRVVELRAASSSPTAAPVRIGVTQVLAKSALGEVSPSDDFVTMDPVDALKEIEPQIEQDACDQNVLMVYGTPDEARELARRFDHFDWVVAARGADEPPHIAQRIEGTKRGGGAYLVEVGHKGMYAVVVGLYRKQEASKPGEGWEARYQKTPLDHRWADSPEMVERLTAYQAELEQLGWEGLGLKPAEHPTTRDFAGSNACRDCHTEAWEVFEKTPHFHTTETLVALQPARHFDPECIACHAVGWEPQKYYPFKTGWLSYSETPEMYGQGCENCHGPAARHVAVENGDIEVDEEEETALRAALHLEIGENEGNMKGQKLGQVVNNCLGCHDLDNSPDFDFQKYWPEVAHEGLY; from the coding sequence GTGCTTGCTCGCAACGCTCTTATCCTTTCCAAGAAAACGGTGTGGTCCGCCGCCACGATTGCTATCGGCGCGCTGGTGATGCTAGCGGGGGGCGCCGCCCCGCCGCTGTCCGAGCAGCCCGGCGGCGCCAACCCGCCAAAGTACCTCGTTGACGAGAAAGACCTGCCGGCGGTCGCGGAGAAGTTCGGCCTCGACGAAGAGGGCCTCGCCCGGCTGCGCAAGGCGCACCACGCGCTCGCAGAGCACCAAGCCCATCCGAAGCCCGACCCGGTGAAGGCCAACGGCGAGGTTTTTACCCAGGCCAACGGCGAGCCGTGGCCCAAGCCCGACGCGGCGATCATCTTCACCGGCGAGCAGATCGGCTACCTTGAGCCCTGCGGCTGTGCGGGACTCGAAAATCAGAAGGGCGGACTCAAGCGGCGCCACACGCTGGTCCGCATCCTCAGAGACCAATGGGGCTGGCCGCTAGCGCTGTTCGACGCCGGCGAGCAGGTGCGCTACTTCGGCCCGCAGGCCGACATCAAGCACCGCCGGACGATCGAAGCGCTGATCGAGATCGGTTACCAAGCGGTCGGCTTCGGCGTGAAGGACCTGCGGACCGAGGTCTTGGGCATGGCGCTCAATCTCGATGAAGCGGAGAACCCGCTGACGTCGGCGAACGTCGGCCTGCTCGATTTCGACAGCGGCTTCTCGAAGCGTTGGCGCGTTGTTGAACTGAGAGCCGCGTCGTCCTCCCCGACCGCGGCCCCCGTCCGAATCGGAGTGACGCAAGTCTTGGCCAAGAGCGCGCTGGGCGAGGTCTCGCCGAGCGATGATTTCGTGACGATGGACCCGGTCGATGCGCTCAAGGAGATCGAGCCGCAGATCGAGCAGGACGCGTGCGATCAGAACGTGCTGATGGTCTACGGCACGCCGGACGAGGCGAGGGAGTTGGCGCGTCGGTTCGACCACTTCGACTGGGTCGTCGCGGCGCGCGGCGCCGACGAGCCGCCGCATATCGCCCAACGCATCGAGGGGACGAAGCGGGGCGGCGGGGCGTATCTCGTCGAGGTGGGCCATAAAGGGATGTACGCGGTGGTCGTCGGGCTATACCGCAAGCAGGAGGCGTCGAAACCCGGCGAAGGCTGGGAGGCTCGCTACCAAAAGACACCGCTCGACCACCGCTGGGCCGACTCGCCCGAGATGGTCGAGCGGCTCACCGCGTACCAGGCGGAGCTGGAGCAGCTCGGCTGGGAAGGCCTCGGCCTCAAGCCCGCCGAGCACCCGACGACGCGCGACTTTGCCGGCTCCAATGCGTGTCGCGACTGCCACACGGAGGCGTGGGAGGTGTTCGAGAAGACGCCCCACTTCCACACGACCGAGACGCTCGTCGCGCTGCAACCGGCGCGGCACTTCGACCCGGAGTGCATCGCTTGCCACGCGGTCGGCTGGGAGCCTCAGAAGTACTACCCGTTCAAGACGGGCTGGCTCAGCTACAGCGAGACCCCCGAGATGTACGGCCAGGGATGTGAGAACTGCCACGGCCCCGCCGCACGGCACGTCGCAGTCGAGAATGGCGACATCGAAGTGGACGAAGAAGAAGAGACAGCGCTTCGCGCGGCGCTGCACCTGGAGATCGGCGAGAATGAAGGCAACATGAAGGGGCAGAAGCTCGGCCAAGTCGTGAACAACTGCTTGGGCTGTCACGACCTCGACAACTCGCCCGACTTCGATTTCCAGAAGTACTGGCCCGAAGTGGCGCACGAAGGTTTGTATTAA
- a CDS encoding AIM24 family protein yields the protein MSRYTLEEFLEATRQTDRQQGFFELENSRLLELNLGAPSMPSEAWIKAGAMVGYTGQVRFTREGLLEQGVGNLLKKAVSGEGARLTKAQGVGRVYLADAAKKVTILRLEGEAIYVNGNDLLAFETPIRNEIKMMKRISGLLAGGLFNVRLQGSGLVAITTHYDPVTLCVTPGCPVHTDPNATVAWSGTLEPTLRTDVSLKTFFGRGSGDSIQMEFDGEGFVVIQPMEEVYFQSGA from the coding sequence ATGTCGCGCTACACGCTCGAGGAGTTTCTCGAGGCCACCCGTCAGACCGACCGCCAGCAGGGGTTCTTTGAGCTGGAAAACTCACGGTTGCTGGAGTTGAATCTCGGCGCGCCGTCGATGCCGAGCGAGGCGTGGATCAAGGCCGGGGCGATGGTCGGTTACACCGGGCAGGTGCGATTCACGCGCGAGGGGCTGTTGGAGCAGGGCGTCGGCAATCTGCTCAAGAAAGCGGTTAGCGGCGAGGGCGCGCGGCTCACCAAGGCGCAAGGGGTGGGGCGTGTTTACTTGGCGGACGCCGCGAAGAAGGTGACGATCCTGCGTCTGGAGGGCGAGGCGATCTACGTCAACGGCAACGACTTGCTGGCGTTCGAGACGCCGATCCGCAACGAGATCAAGATGATGAAGCGGATCTCGGGCCTGCTCGCAGGCGGACTCTTTAACGTGCGGTTGCAAGGGAGCGGCCTCGTGGCGATCACGACGCACTACGACCCGGTGACCCTGTGCGTCACACCCGGCTGCCCTGTCCACACCGACCCGAACGCAACGGTCGCTTGGTCGGGCACGCTCGAGCCGACGCTCCGCACCGACGTCTCCCTCAAGACGTTCTTCGGTCGCGGCAGCGGCGACTCGATCCAGATGGAGTTCGACGGCGAGGGGTTTGTGGTGATCCAGCCGATGGAAGAGGTGTACTTCCAGAGCGGTGCGTGA
- a CDS encoding DUF1573 domain-containing protein, whose product MKLLPIAVVSLALGAGIGVALAYVEVGKVETAFAPPPREGELPPTALSGPLKVYDGPVATVDKELYDFGTMQRGVTKSHEFVFTNTGTAPLTLEVGRTTCKCTLGEVSDKPLAPGESSPVRLEWVAKSLPGEFRQEATILTNDPRKPTVNLSVVGLITETSGLTPEEFLLGRVSADQESTAAVYLTTYEKDSDPILVEAAADPQSPQADKYEFEVVPVEAEDLPLERAVAGVKLVVKAKPGLPIGHITEWVSVKTNLHDGVPKGDKLDGDTLQVPLFAVVEGDVSVRGAHWSKERDFLNFGTVASRDGAEENLFLSFKGNNAATTRAEVASTDPEWLEVELGEPKVIREGVAHQPMKVRIPPHRPAEVRSGAGADDGGQGEGDAHIRLKTNNPSTPELDVRVRFVIAQ is encoded by the coding sequence ATGAAGTTGTTGCCGATTGCCGTGGTGTCGCTTGCGCTTGGTGCCGGGATCGGCGTTGCGCTGGCCTATGTCGAGGTCGGCAAGGTCGAGACCGCCTTCGCGCCGCCGCCGCGCGAGGGGGAGCTGCCGCCGACCGCGTTGTCGGGGCCGCTGAAGGTGTACGACGGGCCGGTCGCGACGGTCGATAAGGAGCTCTACGACTTCGGCACGATGCAGCGTGGCGTCACCAAGTCGCACGAGTTCGTCTTCACCAACACGGGCACGGCGCCGCTGACGCTCGAGGTGGGCCGCACGACGTGCAAGTGCACGCTCGGCGAGGTTTCGGACAAGCCGCTGGCGCCGGGCGAGTCGTCGCCGGTGCGGCTGGAGTGGGTCGCTAAGTCGCTCCCCGGGGAGTTCCGCCAAGAGGCGACGATCCTCACCAATGACCCCCGCAAGCCGACCGTGAATCTGTCGGTCGTCGGTCTGATCACCGAGACCTCGGGCCTGACGCCCGAAGAGTTCTTGCTGGGGCGGGTCTCGGCCGACCAAGAGTCCACCGCGGCGGTCTACCTGACGACCTACGAGAAGGACAGCGATCCGATCCTCGTCGAAGCGGCGGCGGACCCGCAATCGCCGCAGGCCGACAAGTACGAGTTCGAGGTGGTGCCGGTCGAGGCCGAGGACCTGCCGCTCGAACGCGCCGTGGCGGGCGTCAAGTTGGTGGTTAAGGCGAAGCCGGGCCTGCCGATCGGCCACATCACCGAGTGGGTGTCGGTGAAGACCAACCTGCACGACGGCGTCCCCAAGGGGGACAAGCTCGACGGCGACACGCTGCAGGTGCCGCTGTTTGCGGTCGTCGAGGGGGACGTCTCGGTGCGCGGCGCCCACTGGTCGAAGGAACGAGATTTCCTGAACTTCGGAACGGTCGCTAGCCGGGATGGCGCGGAAGAGAACCTGTTTTTGTCGTTCAAGGGAAACAACGCCGCGACAACCCGCGCCGAGGTGGCGTCGACCGACCCCGAATGGCTCGAAGTGGAGTTGGGCGAGCCGAAAGTGATTCGTGAGGGGGTCGCCCATCAGCCGATGAAAGTGCGTATCCCCCCGCACCGTCCGGCCGAGGTCCGCAGCGGCGCCGGCGCCGACGACGGGGGGCAGGGCGAGGGAGACGCCCACATCCGCCTCAAGACCAACAACCCCAGCACGCCTGAGCTCGACGTTAGGGTCCGCTTTGTGATAGCGCAGTAG